One Halobaculum roseum DNA segment encodes these proteins:
- a CDS encoding DUF1028 domain-containing protein, with product MGAARRSSVSTSHEYPGTFSIAVRDPEANAFGAAVTTGTVAVGATCPYVSEHAAVVTQSYTRTEHGRDGVARADDGEPVDEALESLLDADEHAAYRQVHGVGEDSEFAFTGDSCVPWCGSRVGSEFTVAGNMLAGPEVLEEAATAYETGDGDVADRLVSALEAGEAAGGDERGELSAALLVAAPEPEFYHNLRVDYSETPVADLRDLLTEARSARDRIRAGTDEAFDGDYPEEILEFGIKY from the coding sequence ATGGGCGCCGCCCGACGGTCGAGTGTGAGTACCAGCCACGAGTACCCCGGAACGTTTTCGATCGCCGTCCGAGATCCGGAGGCGAACGCGTTCGGCGCGGCCGTGACGACCGGGACGGTCGCCGTCGGCGCGACCTGCCCGTACGTGAGCGAACACGCGGCGGTCGTCACGCAGTCGTACACGAGAACCGAACACGGCCGCGACGGCGTGGCCCGAGCCGACGACGGCGAGCCGGTGGACGAGGCACTGGAGTCGCTTCTCGACGCGGACGAACACGCCGCCTACCGACAGGTCCACGGCGTCGGCGAGGACAGCGAGTTCGCCTTCACCGGGGACTCCTGTGTCCCGTGGTGCGGGAGCCGCGTCGGTTCCGAGTTCACCGTCGCGGGAAACATGCTCGCCGGGCCGGAGGTGCTGGAGGAGGCGGCGACCGCCTACGAGACCGGCGACGGCGACGTGGCCGACCGACTCGTCTCCGCGCTCGAGGCGGGCGAGGCGGCCGGCGGCGACGAGCGAGGGGAGCTGAGCGCGGCGCTGCTCGTCGCCGCGCCCGAGCCGGAGTTCTACCACAACCTCCGGGTGGACTACTCCGAGACTCCGGTGGCCGACCTCCGCGACCTGCTGACCGAGGCGCGCTCGGCGCGCGATAGGATCCGCGCCGGTACCGACGAGGCGTTCGACGGCGACTATCCCGAGGAGATACTGGAGTTCGGGATCAAGTACTGA
- a CDS encoding SLC13 family permease, whose amino-acid sequence MPIVEVSGITVVFLLIVAVLTAFLTEVVPNDVTAIGVVAALVVLEPWTGVGTREAISGFANPATVTVIAMYMLSAGVQNTGIVERLGVYLAEFTAGREFRALVATVCTTGPIAGFVNNTPVVAVFVPMVTGLAEKSSMSPSKLLLPLSYAAILGGTLTLVGTSTNILASDFARILIDGRDGIGMFEFTGLGIVLLVVGIAYLLTVGWRLTPARVPVDSDSVSEFDLDEYLTVMYVRPESPGVGVSVAEFDSAYPEVRVLQVRRDDTAYAGPHSDRVVEAGDAIVVHGSLQAVNRFREEADLGQRVRESVTEDTFESTATDGVLAKAVVPERSSFVGETVAQAGLHEYHETSVLAIRRGGDLFRTDLRDRTLQAGDLLLVRTTPASIRYFTDTGDLVVADERALDRLATADIDDIAPLSPKTPTAVGILGGVVALAALDVLPIVIAALAGVVAMVVTGCLTSADAYDAVSWNVIFLLAGVIPLGIALESTGGAAVVSAFLVAAGEHLPLIGVLFVLYAIAGVLASVITPVATAVLLIPVGVTTAARLGANEFAFLLAVMFASATSFMTPVGYQTNLMVYGPGGYEFTDFLRVGGPLQLLLAVVATVGIAVIWGV is encoded by the coding sequence ATGCCGATCGTCGAGGTATCGGGGATCACCGTCGTGTTCCTTCTCATCGTCGCCGTGTTGACGGCGTTCCTCACCGAGGTCGTTCCCAACGATGTCACCGCGATCGGCGTCGTCGCCGCGCTCGTCGTCCTCGAGCCGTGGACCGGCGTCGGCACGCGGGAGGCGATCTCGGGGTTCGCGAACCCCGCGACGGTCACGGTCATCGCGATGTACATGCTCAGTGCGGGCGTTCAGAACACGGGCATCGTCGAACGACTCGGCGTCTATCTCGCGGAGTTCACCGCCGGACGGGAGTTCCGGGCGCTCGTCGCGACCGTCTGCACCACCGGCCCGATCGCGGGGTTCGTGAACAACACGCCCGTCGTCGCCGTCTTCGTGCCCATGGTCACCGGCCTCGCCGAGAAGTCGAGCATGAGCCCGTCGAAGCTGCTGCTCCCGCTGTCGTACGCCGCCATTCTCGGGGGCACACTCACGCTCGTCGGGACGTCGACGAACATCCTCGCCAGCGACTTCGCACGCATCCTCATCGACGGTCGCGACGGAATCGGGATGTTCGAGTTCACGGGGCTCGGGATCGTGCTGCTCGTCGTCGGCATCGCGTACCTGCTGACCGTCGGTTGGCGGCTCACGCCGGCCCGCGTTCCGGTCGATAGCGACTCGGTCTCGGAGTTCGATCTCGACGAGTACCTCACCGTCATGTACGTCCGCCCGGAGTCGCCCGGCGTCGGCGTGTCCGTTGCTGAGTTCGACAGCGCGTACCCGGAGGTCCGCGTCCTACAGGTTCGCCGGGACGACACCGCGTACGCCGGTCCCCACTCGGATCGGGTCGTCGAGGCGGGCGACGCGATCGTCGTCCACGGCTCGCTGCAGGCGGTCAACCGGTTCCGCGAGGAGGCCGATCTCGGACAGCGGGTCCGCGAGTCGGTGACCGAGGACACGTTCGAGTCGACGGCCACCGACGGCGTGCTCGCGAAGGCGGTCGTCCCGGAGCGCTCGTCGTTCGTCGGGGAGACCGTCGCCCAGGCCGGCCTCCACGAGTACCACGAGACGAGCGTGCTCGCGATCCGCCGCGGCGGCGACCTGTTCCGCACGGACCTCCGCGATCGGACGCTACAGGCGGGCGACCTGCTGCTTGTTCGGACCACCCCCGCGTCGATCCGGTACTTCACCGACACCGGCGACCTCGTGGTCGCCGACGAGCGTGCCCTCGACCGCCTGGCGACCGCGGACATCGACGATATCGCGCCGCTGTCCCCGAAGACGCCGACCGCCGTCGGCATTCTCGGCGGCGTCGTCGCGCTCGCCGCCCTCGACGTGCTCCCGATCGTGATCGCGGCGCTGGCCGGCGTCGTCGCGATGGTCGTCACCGGCTGCCTGACGAGCGCCGACGCCTACGACGCCGTCTCGTGGAACGTCATCTTTCTGCTGGCGGGCGTCATCCCGCTCGGCATCGCGCTGGAGTCGACGGGCGGTGCGGCCGTCGTCTCGGCGTTTCTCGTGGCGGCCGGCGAACACCTCCCGCTGATCGGCGTACTGTTCGTCCTGTACGCGATCGCCGGCGTGCTCGCCAGCGTCATCACTCCGGTGGCGACGGCGGTGCTGCTGATCCCGGTCGGCGTCACCACGGCCGCCCGGCTCGGCGCCAACGAGTTCGCGTTCCTCCTGGCGGTGATGTTCGCGTCCGCGACCTCGTTCATGACGCCCGTCGGCTACCAGACGAACCTCATGGTGTACGGCCCCGGCGGCTACGAGTTCACCGACTTCCTGCGGGTCGGCGGCCCCCTCCAGCTACTCCTCGCCGTCGTCGCGACCGTCGGTATCGCCGTCATTTGGGGCGTCTGA
- a CDS encoding response regulator produces MSDDANATVLLVDDEAALVSLYEAYLGDRYEVETATDGEEALSVADDSVDVALLDRRMPGMNGEEVLRELRAAEIDCRVAMLTAVEPTVDIVDMPFDDYRVKPVDESELIGLVDVLIERASYDERSQEFFALASKKAALEIAGETSTDAYATLCDDIEAVRSELDDHLDAVGAEAAFSDVA; encoded by the coding sequence GTGAGCGACGACGCGAACGCGACCGTCCTCCTCGTCGACGACGAGGCCGCGTTGGTCTCGTTGTACGAGGCGTATCTCGGCGATCGGTACGAGGTCGAGACGGCGACCGACGGGGAGGAGGCGTTGTCCGTCGCCGACGACTCGGTGGACGTGGCGCTGCTCGACCGACGGATGCCCGGGATGAACGGCGAGGAGGTTCTCCGGGAGCTGCGCGCGGCGGAGATCGACTGTCGCGTCGCGATGCTCACGGCGGTCGAGCCGACGGTCGACATCGTCGACATGCCGTTCGACGACTACCGCGTCAAGCCCGTCGACGAGTCGGAGCTGATCGGGCTCGTCGACGTGTTGATCGAGCGGGCGTCGTACGACGAGCGCAGCCAGGAGTTCTTCGCGCTCGCGTCGAAGAAGGCGGCCCTGGAGATCGCCGGCGAGACCTCGACGGACGCGTACGCGACGCTGTGTGACGACATCGAGGCGGTCCGGTCGGAACTCGACGACCACCTCGACGCGGTCGGCGCGGAGGCGGCGTTCTCCGACGTCGCGTGA
- a CDS encoding universal stress protein, translating into MYDRILVPTDGSTAVEGAIERAIDLAETYDATLHALAVVEPIYTVNEGLGSIYDTLEAGARESADEVAERAAAADVTAVTALRTGVPHREILDYVDDEGIDLVVMGTHGRTGLDRYLLGSVTEKVVRLSDVPVLTVRHREDEG; encoded by the coding sequence ATGTACGACCGGATCCTGGTTCCCACCGACGGGAGCACGGCCGTCGAGGGCGCCATCGAGCGGGCCATCGACCTCGCCGAGACGTACGACGCGACGTTGCACGCGCTTGCGGTCGTCGAGCCCATCTACACCGTCAACGAGGGACTCGGGTCGATCTACGACACCCTCGAGGCCGGCGCCCGGGAGTCGGCCGATGAGGTCGCCGAGCGCGCGGCGGCGGCGGACGTGACGGCGGTCACCGCGTTGCGGACCGGCGTCCCCCACCGCGAGATCCTCGACTACGTCGACGACGAGGGGATCGACCTCGTCGTCATGGGCACGCACGGTCGCACCGGGCTGGACCGATATCTCCTCGGCAGCGTCACCGAGAAGGTCGTCCGCCTCTCGGACGTGCCGGTGCTCACGGTCCGCCACCGAGAGGACGAGGGGTGA
- a CDS encoding zinc-binding alcohol dehydrogenase yields MAGRTVYFTGPREVTVREMDVPDPGPGELVVEATASAISPGTELLLYRGEMNPETAVDETLPSLSGSLSYPFPYGYSTVGTVTGVGPGVDPGWHGETVLAFHPHASEFVVDVEAVSRVPDGISPERAVFLPNVETAVTLALDGEPAIGERAVVFGQGVIGLLTTAILSSFPLAELVTVETLGSRRDRSEAMGADRSVDPDAVDPESLFADGPGGGRAVGGSADQDPDPGSTPAPASAPASASPSTPAGDRDESRSPDRADLTYELSGNPAALDDAVDATGYDGRVVVGSWYGTKPAELSLDGRFHRSRIDIRASQVSTLAPERRGRWTVGRRLATAWRRLRDIETDRLVTHRIPVAEAPDAYDLLDRRPEEAVQVLLTY; encoded by the coding sequence GTGGCGGGACGGACGGTGTACTTCACCGGCCCCCGGGAGGTGACGGTGCGGGAGATGGACGTGCCGGATCCCGGGCCGGGCGAGCTCGTCGTCGAGGCCACGGCGTCGGCGATCAGCCCCGGAACGGAGCTGTTGTTGTACCGCGGCGAGATGAACCCGGAGACCGCCGTCGACGAGACGCTCCCGTCGCTGTCGGGGTCGCTCTCGTACCCGTTCCCGTACGGCTACTCGACCGTCGGGACGGTGACCGGGGTCGGGCCCGGGGTCGACCCGGGGTGGCACGGCGAGACGGTGCTGGCGTTCCACCCGCACGCCAGCGAGTTCGTCGTCGACGTCGAGGCGGTGAGCCGCGTTCCAGACGGGATCTCGCCCGAGCGGGCCGTGTTCCTCCCGAACGTCGAGACGGCGGTGACCCTGGCGCTCGACGGCGAGCCGGCGATCGGCGAACGCGCGGTCGTGTTCGGCCAGGGCGTCATCGGGCTGCTCACGACGGCGATCCTGTCGTCGTTCCCGCTGGCGGAGCTGGTGACCGTCGAAACGCTCGGCAGCCGACGCGACCGCTCGGAGGCGATGGGCGCCGACCGGAGCGTCGATCCGGACGCCGTCGACCCCGAGTCCCTGTTCGCCGACGGCCCGGGGGGCGGCCGGGCGGTCGGCGGATCCGCGGATCAGGACCCGGATCCCGGGTCCACTCCCGCCCCCGCCTCCGCTCCCGCGTCGGCGTCGCCGTCGACGCCGGCGGGCGACCGCGACGAGTCGCGTTCGCCGGACCGGGCGGACCTGACGTACGAGCTGTCGGGCAACCCGGCGGCGCTCGACGACGCCGTCGACGCGACCGGGTACGACGGTCGCGTCGTCGTCGGGTCGTGGTACGGCACCAAGCCCGCCGAGCTGTCGCTGGACGGCCGGTTCCACCGCAGCCGGATCGACATCCGCGCCAGCCAGGTGAGCACGCTCGCGCCCGAGCGACGCGGCCGGTGGACCGTCGGGCGCCGCCTCGCGACCGCGTGGCGCCGGCTGCGCGACATCGAGACCGACCGACTCGTCACCCACCGGATCCCGGTCGCCGAGGCGCCCGACGCGTACGACCTCCTCGACCGCCGACCCGAGGAGGCGGTGCAGGTGCTCCTGACGTACTGA
- a CDS encoding DUF4129 domain-containing protein, with the protein MDRRTLVTAALALLAVLALGVAAATLDSATTTASDGFGAGSATDESGIGAEDEGAADLGGDGPSGEASLSVSICVEFLTRPGVQIALLAGVGLFLAAMYRTTRSWLLSGMFVSAALFPLGVLYLGLISCGSEPTDIAVGAAQSAAENASLLPSGGGSAGANAAGEALSAPTAIVGLLLVVAILGSVLLLFVSTGDDDDELADEPPEPPGPERRREVGARAGEAADRLESDADLENEVYRAWREMTGALAVENPRSTTPAEFAAAAVDAGMVREDVTALTDLFEAVRYGDEPATPEREREAVAALRRIEEAYADGDLPDDGDTGTDARRGGGVRR; encoded by the coding sequence GTGGACAGACGGACGTTGGTCACCGCGGCGTTGGCCCTCCTGGCGGTGCTCGCGCTCGGCGTCGCCGCCGCGACGCTCGATTCGGCGACGACGACCGCGAGCGACGGCTTCGGGGCGGGCTCCGCAACGGACGAGTCCGGCATCGGCGCCGAGGACGAGGGCGCCGCCGACCTCGGCGGCGACGGGCCGTCCGGGGAGGCGAGCCTCAGTGTGAGCATCTGCGTCGAGTTCCTCACCAGGCCGGGCGTACAGATCGCCTTACTCGCGGGCGTCGGGCTGTTCCTCGCGGCGATGTACCGGACGACCCGCTCGTGGCTCCTCAGCGGCATGTTCGTCTCGGCGGCGCTGTTCCCGCTGGGCGTGCTGTACCTGGGGCTGATCTCCTGCGGGTCGGAGCCGACCGATATCGCCGTCGGCGCGGCCCAGTCGGCCGCCGAGAACGCCTCGCTGCTCCCCTCGGGGGGCGGGTCCGCGGGCGCGAACGCCGCCGGCGAGGCGCTCTCGGCGCCGACGGCCATCGTCGGGCTGCTGCTGGTCGTCGCGATCCTCGGGAGCGTCCTCCTCCTGTTCGTCTCCACCGGCGACGACGACGACGAACTCGCCGACGAACCCCCGGAGCCGCCGGGGCCCGAGCGCCGGCGCGAGGTCGGCGCCCGCGCGGGCGAGGCGGCCGACCGGCTGGAGTCCGACGCCGACCTGGAGAACGAGGTGTACCGCGCGTGGCGCGAGATGACGGGCGCGCTGGCGGTCGAGAACCCCCGGTCGACGACGCCCGCGGAGTTCGCGGCCGCGGCCGTCGACGCCGGGATGGTCCGCGAGGACGTGACCGCGCTCACGGACCTGTTCGAGGCCGTTCGCTACGGCGACGAACCGGCGACCCCCGAGCGCGAGCGCGAGGCCGTCGCCGCGTTGCGCCGGATCGAGGAGGCGTACGCCGACGGAGACCTCCCGGACGACGGCGACACGGGGACCGACGCCCGGCGTGGCGGGGGTGTCCGCCGGTGA
- a CDS encoding DUF7269 family protein gives MRAVAALGVAAVAFGFVVVVQRGLAGLFDLTYVFVTGAGVLALVQGLRYANEARTVEHRATETGDPEDRYEVPVPGDDDDELISRGGFSRASIKRRREFHHHLREVAEETLRARGDYADGEVADAVDDGTWTDDPVAGWFLGTDVSPPPGARLRRLLGADAEFRYGVVHTVDALSAAGAEGGALDTLSGVNR, from the coding sequence GTGAGAGCCGTCGCCGCCCTCGGCGTCGCCGCCGTCGCGTTCGGCTTCGTGGTCGTCGTCCAGCGCGGGCTCGCGGGGCTGTTCGACCTGACGTACGTGTTCGTCACCGGCGCGGGCGTGCTCGCGCTCGTGCAGGGGCTCCGGTACGCGAACGAGGCTCGCACGGTCGAGCACCGCGCCACCGAGACTGGCGATCCCGAGGACCGCTACGAGGTGCCCGTTCCCGGCGACGACGACGACGAACTGATCTCCCGTGGGGGGTTCTCCCGCGCCAGCATCAAGCGCCGCCGGGAGTTCCACCACCACCTCCGTGAGGTCGCCGAGGAGACGCTTCGCGCCCGCGGCGACTACGCCGACGGCGAGGTCGCCGACGCCGTCGACGACGGCACCTGGACGGACGATCCGGTCGCCGGGTGGTTCCTCGGAACGGACGTCTCGCCGCCGCCCGGGGCGCGCCTGCGGCGGCTGCTCGGCGCGGACGCGGAGTTCCGCTACGGGGTCGTCCACACCGTCGACGCGCTCTCGGCCGCCGGCGCCGAGGGCGGCGCCCTCGATACGCTCTCGGGGGTGAATCGGTGA
- a CDS encoding DUF58 domain-containing protein, producing MSDSVSRGRGSADGSTGANGRNADPLGRIRPRGVVPTGRWTGMAALALLPVGLGVLLRHPPLLLVGALGVAFAAYARGDSAPDIDVTIERDLSDPTPDPGEEVTVTLRVRNEGDGVLPDLRLVDGVPAALATDAPARLGTALRPGRTATVSYRVTAIRGVHEWDPVHVLARNPSGSRERDARMDAGGATTLRCTPELEASASLPLRGLTTVYSGRVPTDVGGSGIEFHSTREYRHGDPAKRVNWARYARSGELSTLEFREERAATVVVCIDAREEAYLAPDAESPNAVERSVEAASQAVPALLDSGDRVGVAAFGPGDCRLDPGVGDDHAARARELLATHPALAPTPTDERFLPTTWVRRFRRWLPADAQVLFCTPLPDDYAATVARRLDAYGHAVTVISPDSTADDTPGHRLAGIERANRLSRLRSAGIRVIDWGEESLATELERAAARWSR from the coding sequence GTGAGCGATAGCGTCTCCCGGGGCCGGGGATCGGCCGACGGGTCGACCGGCGCGAACGGCCGCAACGCCGACCCGCTCGGCCGGATCCGCCCGCGCGGCGTCGTACCGACGGGGCGGTGGACGGGGATGGCCGCGCTGGCGCTCCTCCCCGTCGGGCTCGGCGTCCTGTTGCGACATCCGCCGCTCCTGTTGGTCGGCGCGCTCGGCGTCGCCTTCGCCGCGTACGCCCGTGGCGACTCCGCGCCGGACATCGACGTGACGATCGAGCGCGACCTCTCGGATCCGACCCCCGACCCGGGCGAGGAGGTGACCGTCACGCTGCGCGTCCGCAACGAGGGCGACGGCGTGCTCCCGGACCTCCGGCTGGTCGACGGCGTGCCGGCGGCGCTGGCGACGGACGCCCCCGCGCGGCTCGGCACCGCGCTGCGACCCGGGCGGACGGCGACGGTCAGCTACCGCGTGACGGCGATCCGGGGCGTCCACGAGTGGGATCCGGTCCACGTGCTCGCGCGAAATCCCAGCGGCTCGCGCGAGCGCGACGCCCGGATGGACGCCGGGGGCGCGACGACGCTCCGGTGTACGCCGGAGCTGGAGGCGTCGGCGTCGCTGCCCCTCCGCGGGCTTACGACCGTCTACTCGGGGCGCGTGCCCACGGACGTGGGCGGGTCCGGGATCGAGTTTCACTCCACGCGGGAGTACCGCCACGGCGACCCCGCGAAGCGAGTGAACTGGGCCCGGTACGCCCGCAGCGGCGAGCTCTCGACGCTGGAGTTCCGCGAGGAGCGCGCGGCGACGGTCGTCGTCTGCATCGACGCCCGCGAGGAGGCGTACCTCGCGCCGGACGCGGAGTCGCCCAACGCCGTCGAGCGGAGCGTCGAGGCGGCCTCGCAGGCGGTGCCCGCGCTGCTGGACAGCGGCGACCGCGTCGGGGTCGCCGCGTTCGGCCCCGGCGACTGCCGGCTCGACCCCGGCGTCGGCGACGACCACGCCGCGCGGGCCCGAGAGCTGCTGGCGACTCACCCCGCGCTGGCGCCGACGCCGACCGACGAGCGCTTCCTCCCGACGACGTGGGTACGTCGCTTCCGGCGGTGGCTCCCCGCGGACGCGCAGGTGTTGTTCTGCACGCCCCTGCCCGACGACTACGCCGCGACGGTGGCCCGTCGGCTCGACGCCTACGGCCACGCGGTCACGGTGATCTCCCCGGACTCGACGGCCGACGACACGCCGGGCCACCGCCTCGCCGGCATCGAGCGGGCGAATCGCCTCTCGCGGCTCCGCTCGGCCGGCATCCGCGTGATCGACTGGGGAGAGGAGTCGCTGGCGACCGAGTTGGAGCGCGCGGCCGCGCGGTGGTCGCGATGA
- a CDS encoding DUF7519 family protein: MTVTRKPPRLGVALAALAAALGAAALGLTSPPAGGLGAAGVALVAVGTLVGSRRVLGTGAAALATCVLLAGGVSGAGPGTLLVGGLAAALSWDLGEHALGLGEQLGRETDVTRNVATHAAGSVAVGAVAAAVSFGVYVAAAGGQPVVALVFLLVGAIALVSAVR, from the coding sequence ATGACGGTCACGCGCAAGCCGCCCCGGCTGGGCGTCGCGCTCGCGGCGCTGGCGGCGGCCCTCGGCGCGGCGGCGCTCGGGCTCACGTCGCCCCCGGCGGGCGGTCTCGGCGCGGCCGGCGTCGCGCTCGTCGCCGTCGGCACGCTCGTCGGATCGCGGCGCGTGCTGGGTACCGGCGCGGCGGCGCTCGCGACGTGCGTCCTGCTGGCCGGCGGTGTCTCGGGGGCCGGGCCGGGAACGCTGCTCGTCGGCGGCCTCGCGGCGGCGCTGTCGTGGGATCTGGGCGAGCACGCGCTCGGGCTCGGGGAACAACTGGGTCGCGAGACGGACGTGACCAGAAACGTCGCGACCCACGCGGCCGGCTCGGTCGCCGTCGGCGCCGTCGCCGCCGCGGTGTCGTTCGGCGTCTACGTCGCCGCCGCGGGCGGACAGCCGGTCGTCGCGCTCGTGTTCCTGCTGGTCGGGGCGATCGCGTTGGTGAGCGCCGTCAGATGA
- a CDS encoding AAA family ATPase: MDVPDASAACEDVLDTLRAAIVADDAFFEDILLGLLSRGHVLIEDVPGTGKTLTARSMATALGLSFSRVQFTPDLLPSDVTGTTVYDEGTAEFEFSEGPIFANVVLADEINRAPPKTQAALLEAMEEEQVTVDGTTYELPEPFFLIATQNPVEQSGNFPLPEAQLDRFTVKTSMGYPDLDGEIELLRRRAGRGEQDPSVDPVLDEGRVLGAREAPESVRVHDDLLEYMAAVTRATRGDRRVEVGVSPRGTQRLFETARAAATLAGREYVTPDDVKRVATPVLAHRLVLTPDAKVDDVAKADVLRAVLDRVEVPTVRDAETGTEPAE; encoded by the coding sequence ATGGACGTTCCCGACGCGAGCGCGGCCTGCGAGGACGTGCTCGACACCCTCCGCGCCGCGATCGTCGCCGACGACGCCTTCTTCGAGGACATCCTCCTGGGCCTGCTCTCCCGCGGACACGTGCTCATCGAGGACGTGCCCGGTACGGGCAAGACGCTCACCGCGCGGTCGATGGCGACCGCGCTGGGGCTGTCCTTCTCGCGCGTACAGTTCACCCCGGATCTCCTCCCCTCGGACGTGACGGGCACCACCGTCTACGACGAGGGCACCGCGGAGTTCGAGTTCTCGGAGGGGCCGATCTTCGCGAACGTCGTCCTCGCCGACGAGATCAACCGCGCGCCGCCGAAGACGCAGGCGGCGCTGTTGGAGGCGATGGAGGAGGAGCAGGTGACCGTCGACGGCACGACCTACGAGCTGCCGGAGCCGTTCTTCCTCATCGCGACCCAGAACCCCGTCGAGCAGTCGGGGAACTTCCCGCTTCCGGAGGCCCAACTCGACCGCTTCACGGTGAAAACGTCGATGGGATACCCGGATCTCGACGGCGAGATCGAGCTCCTGCGCCGGCGCGCCGGCCGCGGCGAACAGGACCCCAGCGTCGACCCGGTGCTCGACGAGGGACGGGTGCTGGGCGCCCGCGAGGCCCCCGAGTCCGTCCGCGTCCACGACGACCTGCTGGAGTACATGGCGGCCGTGACGCGCGCCACCCGGGGGGACCGACGCGTCGAGGTCGGGGTGTCCCCTCGGGGCACCCAGCGGCTGTTCGAGACGGCTCGCGCGGCGGCGACGCTCGCGGGACGCGAGTACGTCACGCCCGACGACGTGAAGCGCGTCGCGACGCCGGTGCTCGCACACCGGCTGGTGCTCACGCCGGACGCGAAGGTCGACGACGTGGCGAAGGCCGACGTGCTCCGGGCCGTGCTCGACCGCGTCGAAGTGCCGACCGTTCGCGACGCCGAAACCGGGACGGAGCCCGCGGAGTAG
- a CDS encoding redoxin domain-containing protein, protein MVSQGDAAPTFTATYKGSDHETFDLDDHLGEGPVVLAFFPGAFTPPCSNEMVALQEHHADFAAADATLFGVSADSAFSQGAFADEYDLEFGLVSDMAGDAIEAYDLSMDIPDLGLYGVANRAVFVLDDDGRVAYDWVADDPTNEPDYGELLAAVEDA, encoded by the coding sequence ATGGTGTCGCAAGGAGACGCCGCGCCGACGTTTACCGCGACGTACAAGGGCAGCGACCACGAGACGTTCGACCTCGACGACCACCTCGGCGAGGGGCCGGTCGTGCTCGCGTTCTTCCCCGGCGCGTTCACGCCGCCGTGCTCCAACGAGATGGTCGCCCTGCAGGAACACCACGCGGACTTCGCGGCCGCCGACGCGACGCTGTTCGGCGTGAGCGCCGACTCGGCGTTCTCACAGGGCGCGTTCGCCGACGAGTACGACCTCGAGTTCGGCCTCGTCAGCGACATGGCCGGCGACGCCATCGAGGCGTACGACCTCTCGATGGACATCCCCGACCTCGGACTGTACGGCGTCGCCAACCGCGCCGTGTTCGTTCTGGACGACGACGGACGGGTCGCGTACGACTGGGTCGCCGACGACCCCACGAACGAACCCGACTACGGGGAGCTGCTGGCGGCCGTCGAGGACGCCTGA
- a CDS encoding DUF192 domain-containing protein: MRVIHRSAAIDPEDEEPSAPREHVLATDVDVADSFRSQARGLMFRRSVPDDYALVFPFEEADSRSLHMLFVPFAIDALWLVDGEVTKAKRLRPWVGLGWGTADTIIELPAGAAEDVEPGDIVEVVE, translated from the coding sequence GTGCGAGTGATCCACCGGTCCGCGGCCATCGACCCGGAGGACGAGGAGCCGTCGGCGCCGCGCGAGCACGTCCTCGCGACGGACGTCGACGTGGCCGACTCGTTCCGGTCGCAGGCCCGCGGGCTGATGTTCCGTCGGTCGGTGCCCGACGACTACGCGCTCGTGTTCCCGTTCGAGGAGGCAGACTCGCGGAGCCTCCACATGTTGTTCGTCCCGTTCGCCATCGACGCGCTCTGGCTCGTCGACGGCGAGGTGACGAAGGCGAAGCGCCTCCGGCCGTGGGTCGGGCTCGGCTGGGGCACCGCGGACACGATCATCGAGCTGCCGGCCGGCGCCGCGGAGGACGTGGAGCCCGGGGACATCGTCGAGGTCGTCGAATAG
- a CDS encoding rubrerythrin-like domain-containing protein, which produces MRPDPYHTGTVRVFECRTCSARIEAEHSPSACPECGGDLQDISVPRE; this is translated from the coding sequence ATGCGTCCGGACCCATACCACACCGGGACGGTGCGCGTCTTCGAGTGCCGGACGTGCTCGGCGCGCATCGAGGCGGAGCACAGCCCGAGCGCCTGTCCAGAGTGCGGCGGCGACCTACAGGATATCAGCGTCCCACGGGAGTGA